In Leuconostocaceae bacterium ESL0723, the following proteins share a genomic window:
- the argS gene encoding arginine--tRNA ligase, whose translation MVENPAVVAALAAVIPDLSPAEIQDKLEEPKSSNLGDVAFPAFSLAKIMHQSPVQIAAKLADDIDQTGFEKVVATGPYLNFFLDKVATSASVLTTILGQQEHYGDQTGPKRGNVTIDMSSPNIAKPMSMGHLRSTVIGNSLANIAAKNDYQPIKINHLGDWGTQFGKLIYAYKTWGSEDEVKANPIDTLLKYYVEFHERAEKDDSLNDEGRKWFKKLEDGDEEALRLWRWFREASLQEFTEIYDRLGITFDSYNGEAFYNDKMDGVVDQLADKGLLVKSQGAEIVDLSSVNENLTPAMIKRSDGATLYMTRDLAAAIYRKETYNFVKSLYVVGGEQREHFVQLKAVLSLMGYDWADDIEHIAFGLITFNGKKMSTRKGDVVLLKDVLDDAHQLALAQIQEKNPTLTNQDLVAEQVGAGAVVFHDLMNDRTNNFDFNLEEVVRFEGDTGPYVQYTNARAQSILRKAERAVQPDDTQLDDPATWEIVSALSQFPATVSRAWERREPSVIAKYALSLARSFNKYYANSKILVDDDQLNARLSLVAAVSQVLTEALRLLGVEAPKEM comes from the coding sequence ATGGTTGAAAATCCAGCAGTTGTTGCAGCCTTGGCTGCCGTTATCCCGGACTTGAGCCCGGCTGAAATCCAAGATAAGTTAGAAGAGCCCAAGAGCAGTAACCTGGGGGATGTTGCCTTTCCAGCCTTTAGCCTGGCTAAGATTATGCACCAGTCACCGGTCCAAATTGCCGCTAAATTAGCTGATGACATTGATCAGACTGGTTTTGAAAAGGTGGTTGCGACTGGCCCTTACCTGAATTTCTTTTTGGATAAGGTGGCTACTTCGGCCTCAGTGTTGACCACCATCTTAGGTCAACAGGAACACTATGGTGACCAAACTGGCCCCAAGCGGGGCAATGTCACCATCGACATGTCCTCACCTAACATCGCTAAGCCAATGTCCATGGGCCATCTGCGCTCAACCGTGATTGGTAATTCGTTGGCTAATATTGCCGCTAAAAATGACTACCAGCCTATTAAAATCAACCACCTTGGTGACTGGGGAACCCAGTTTGGTAAGTTGATTTATGCCTACAAGACCTGGGGTAGTGAGGACGAAGTCAAGGCTAATCCAATTGACACCCTGCTGAAGTACTACGTCGAGTTCCACGAACGGGCCGAAAAGGACGATAGCCTCAATGATGAGGGTCGTAAGTGGTTCAAGAAGCTTGAAGATGGTGATGAAGAGGCCCTGCGGCTGTGGCGCTGGTTCCGCGAAGCTTCTCTGCAGGAGTTTACCGAAATTTATGACCGCCTGGGCATTACCTTTGATTCATATAATGGTGAGGCCTTCTATAATGACAAGATGGATGGCGTGGTTGACCAGCTGGCTGATAAGGGCCTGCTCGTTAAGTCCCAGGGGGCCGAGATTGTTGACCTTTCATCGGTTAACGAAAATCTGACCCCAGCCATGATTAAGCGTTCTGACGGGGCGACCCTGTACATGACCCGGGACTTGGCCGCTGCTATTTACCGTAAGGAAACTTACAACTTTGTGAAGTCCTTGTACGTCGTTGGTGGCGAACAGCGGGAGCACTTTGTCCAGCTCAAGGCAGTTTTGTCCCTGATGGGTTATGACTGGGCCGATGATATTGAACACATCGCCTTTGGTCTGATTACCTTCAACGGCAAGAAGATGTCAACCCGTAAGGGAGATGTGGTCCTCCTAAAAGACGTCTTAGACGACGCCCACCAATTGGCCCTGGCCCAGATTCAAGAAAAGAATCCAACTCTGACCAACCAGGACTTGGTCGCCGAACAGGTTGGGGCGGGCGCAGTTGTCTTCCATGATTTGATGAACGACCGGACTAACAACTTCGACTTTAACTTGGAAGAAGTGGTCCGCTTTGAAGGGGACACCGGCCCTTACGTGCAATACACTAACGCCCGGGCCCAGTCAATCCTGCGCAAGGCCGAGCGAGCCGTTCAGCCTGATGACACCCAGCTCGATGATCCGGCTACCTGGGAAATTGTTAGTGCCTTAAGCCAGTTCCCAGCCACGGTTAGCCGGGCTTGGGAACGGCGGGAACCCAGTGTGATTGCTAAGTATGCCCTATCCCTGGCGCGATCCTTTAACAAGTACTATGCTAATTCCAAGATTTTAGTTGACGATGACCAGTTAAACGCGCGCTTGTCCCTGGTGGCGGCCGTTTCCCAGGTTTTGACCGAAGCCCTACGTTTGCTCGGCGTGGAAGCACCGAAGGAAATGTAA